A section of the Amycolatopsis sp. AA4 genome encodes:
- a CDS encoding ABC transporter ATP-binding protein: MTTTLARPVTAAVHLDRVGKVFGSAGGAVTALDGVDLTVEPGEFVCLLGASGCGKSTLLNLVAGLDQPSAGEITLTTSRPAVMFQEAALMPWLTASRNVELPLRLAGFGRSERREKAAELLDLVRLSDAARKRPHELSGGMRQRVALARALAATHRVGGDDGNALLLMDEPFAALDAITRDVLQSELLRVWRSTGTSVLFVTHDVREAVRLGQRVVLLSSRPGRVVREWHDVPSADAELLAEEITADLRKVISTHAAA; the protein is encoded by the coding sequence ATGACCACCACCCTGGCGCGACCAGTGACCGCCGCCGTGCATCTCGACCGCGTCGGCAAGGTGTTCGGCTCCGCCGGCGGCGCGGTGACCGCGCTCGACGGGGTCGACCTGACCGTCGAACCGGGCGAGTTCGTCTGCCTGCTCGGCGCGTCCGGCTGCGGCAAGAGCACGCTGCTGAACCTCGTCGCCGGACTCGACCAGCCGTCCGCCGGCGAAATCACGCTCACCACCTCGCGGCCCGCGGTGATGTTCCAGGAGGCCGCGCTGATGCCGTGGCTGACCGCGTCCCGGAACGTGGAACTGCCGCTGCGGCTCGCCGGCTTCGGCCGGTCCGAGCGCCGGGAAAAGGCTGCTGAGCTGCTGGATCTGGTGCGGTTGAGCGACGCGGCGCGCAAGCGTCCGCACGAGCTGTCCGGCGGCATGCGGCAGCGGGTCGCGCTGGCCCGCGCGCTGGCCGCGACCCACCGCGTCGGCGGCGACGACGGCAACGCGTTGCTGCTCATGGACGAACCGTTCGCGGCGCTCGACGCGATCACGCGCGACGTGCTGCAGAGCGAACTGCTGCGGGTGTGGCGCAGCACCGGTACTTCGGTGCTGTTCGTGACGCACGACGTGCGCGAGGCTGTCCGGCTTGGCCAGCGGGTGGTGCTGCTGTCGTCGCGTCCGGGCCGGGTCGTGCGCGAATGGCACGACGTCCCGTCCGCCGACGCCGAACTGCTGGCCGAGGAGATCACGGCCGATCTGCGAAAGGTGATCAGCACCCATGCCGCAGCCTGA
- a CDS encoding ABC transporter permease: MPQPDQAAPDLDEAVGAGLDRLDTPTGARPTSLRRRFVRGFLPPVGALVLLVVIWQLLWAAAFWPETTLPAPLDVWAEFWGTVTNGSVFGFIWTSVHRAALGFAAGVVLGTPLGILVAKVRVVRAAIGPLLSGLQSLPSVAWVPAAVIWFGINDAAIYFVVLLGSVPSIANGLVSGIDQIPPILPRVGKVMGAGRFAAARHILLPAALPGFLAGLKQGWAFSWRSLMAAELIARSPSLGVGLGTYLNDGSSYNSMPMVIAAIFLILFVGVAIELIVFRPLERSVLRARGLTTSL, from the coding sequence ATGCCGCAGCCTGACCAGGCGGCCCCCGACCTAGACGAAGCCGTCGGCGCCGGACTGGACCGGCTCGACACCCCCACCGGGGCGCGGCCGACGTCGCTGCGCCGCCGGTTCGTGCGCGGATTCCTGCCGCCGGTCGGCGCGCTCGTGCTGCTCGTGGTCATCTGGCAGCTCCTGTGGGCCGCCGCGTTCTGGCCGGAGACCACGCTGCCCGCGCCGCTGGACGTCTGGGCCGAGTTCTGGGGCACCGTCACCAACGGCTCGGTGTTCGGTTTCATCTGGACCTCCGTGCACCGCGCCGCGCTCGGCTTCGCCGCCGGGGTCGTGCTCGGCACGCCGCTGGGCATCCTGGTGGCGAAGGTCCGCGTGGTGCGCGCCGCGATCGGACCGCTGCTGAGCGGGTTGCAGAGCCTGCCGTCGGTGGCCTGGGTGCCGGCCGCGGTGATCTGGTTCGGCATCAACGACGCGGCGATCTACTTCGTCGTGCTGCTCGGCTCGGTCCCGTCGATCGCGAACGGGCTCGTGTCCGGCATCGACCAGATCCCGCCGATCCTGCCGCGCGTCGGCAAGGTGATGGGCGCCGGCCGCTTCGCCGCGGCCCGGCACATCCTGCTGCCCGCCGCGCTGCCCGGGTTCCTGGCCGGGCTCAAGCAAGGCTGGGCGTTTTCGTGGCGCTCGCTGATGGCCGCGGAACTGATCGCGCGCTCGCCGAGCCTCGGCGTCGGGCTGGGGACGTATTTGAACGACGGGTCCTCGTACAACTCGATGCCGATGGTGATCGCGGCGATTTTCCTGATTTTGTTCGTCGGGGTGGCGATCGAGCTGATCGTGTTCCGTCCGCTGGAGCGGTCGGTGCTGCGCGCGCGGGGCCTGACGACGTCACTCTGA
- a CDS encoding YdcF family protein encodes MTSGLFALASVLVFVVRFAREPRRVGNAVWFLVALGFTGLWLLSFFKHIEWAQIAIVTLVALVCGLGALALPWALIANGVVMLRREGRRLANLLSLLAGLGLLAVFALGVSALVIDDAPLLRVAAMAVLFVTGYLAFLFTALLLYSILYSRVTRRLRAAAVVVLGSGLQGDRVPPLLASRLDRAVQVQQRSPGAVLVVSGGQGADELTSEAAAMARYLVEAGVPEEQLVLEDRATTTSENLRFSVALLAERGFSGPILAVTNNYHVFRTAVLARQLGLRLNVIGARTASYFVPSAFLREFVALLVEYRKTNAAVLLVLGVGPFLLFLLS; translated from the coding sequence ATGACCTCCGGGCTGTTCGCGCTGGCTTCCGTGCTCGTGTTCGTCGTCCGGTTCGCGCGCGAACCGCGGCGGGTCGGCAACGCGGTGTGGTTCCTGGTCGCGCTCGGCTTCACCGGGTTGTGGCTGCTGTCGTTCTTCAAGCACATCGAATGGGCCCAGATCGCGATCGTCACGCTGGTGGCGCTCGTCTGCGGGCTCGGCGCGTTGGCACTGCCGTGGGCGCTGATCGCGAACGGCGTCGTGATGCTGCGAAGGGAAGGCCGGCGGCTCGCGAACCTGCTGTCGCTGCTGGCCGGGCTCGGCCTGCTCGCGGTGTTCGCGCTCGGGGTGAGTGCGCTGGTCATCGACGATGCGCCGTTGCTGCGCGTGGCCGCGATGGCGGTGCTGTTCGTGACCGGTTACCTGGCCTTTTTGTTCACGGCGTTGCTGCTGTACTCGATCCTCTACAGCCGGGTCACCCGCCGCCTCCGCGCCGCGGCGGTGGTCGTCCTGGGCTCCGGGCTGCAGGGCGACCGGGTGCCGCCGCTGCTGGCCAGCCGACTCGACCGCGCGGTCCAGGTGCAGCAACGGTCGCCGGGCGCGGTGCTGGTGGTGTCCGGCGGGCAAGGCGCGGACGAACTGACTTCGGAAGCGGCCGCGATGGCGCGGTATCTCGTCGAGGCCGGGGTTCCGGAGGAGCAGCTCGTGCTGGAGGATCGGGCTACGACGACCAGCGAGAACCTGCGGTTCAGCGTCGCTTTGCTTGCCGAGCGCGGGTTTTCCGGGCCGATCCTGGCGGTGACGAACAACTACCATGTCTTCCGCACGGCGGTGCTCGCGCGGCAACTGGGGTTGCGGCTCAACGTGATCGGGGCTCGGACGGCGTCGTACTTCGTGCCCAGCGCGTTTCTGCGGGAGTTTGTGGCGTTGCTGGTGGAGTACCGGAAGACGAACGCGGCGGTGTTGTTGGTTCTGGGTGTGGGGCCGTTTTTGCTGTTCCTGCTGAGCTGA
- a CDS encoding cold-shock protein, producing the protein MEHRGKVVRWEVDEGWGILESPAVDGPIWAHFSMIEADGFRSLTAGEDVRFAVERAEQDGCHWRAIRVRTA; encoded by the coding sequence ATGGAGCATCGAGGGAAAGTCGTGCGCTGGGAAGTCGACGAGGGCTGGGGAATTCTCGAATCACCCGCCGTCGACGGCCCGATCTGGGCCCATTTCTCGATGATCGAGGCTGACGGCTTCCGGTCCCTGACGGCCGGGGAAGACGTGCGGTTCGCCGTCGAGCGCGCCGAACAAGACGGCTGTCACTGGCGTGCGATCCGGGTGCGCACCGCCTGA
- a CDS encoding DEAD/DEAH box helicase, with amino-acid sequence MTTFTELGLPKPLVDALAAQGVTEPFPIQAATLPHTLAGRDVLGRGRTGSGKTYGFVLPVLARLAAGPTRRRPGRPRALILAPTRELATQIEAAIVPLARPLGLKATTIFGGVSANPQITRLRDGVDIVVACPGRLADHMRTGEAKLDKIEITVLDEADHMADLGFLPEVRRIMAATPERGQRLLFSATLDGGIDVLAKRFMNDPMLHSVDSAQSPVSTMTHHVLHLEETHRLPVLVDLTAAPGRTLVFTRTKHRAKALTRKLVASGVPAVELHGNLGQNARTRNLEAFSSGTAKTLVATDIAARGIHVDDVTLVIHADPPVEHKAYLHRSGRTARAGASGTVVTLMTDEQVADVRALTRKAGISPTTTRISPTHPLLAELAPGDRSFTASPRRPAVDNRPKTVTASGAAPGTGRRRGAPSENRGGLGARTGSQSRRSGGGRGGPRQGSETRSSERQPGQARREDQRRGSGAGRRGAEGAGRPAAGTDRRGSGQPSRNRRNGSGGRRQPNS; translated from the coding sequence ATGACGACTTTTACTGAACTCGGCCTGCCCAAGCCCCTGGTCGACGCACTCGCCGCGCAGGGCGTCACCGAGCCGTTCCCGATCCAGGCCGCCACGCTCCCGCACACGCTGGCGGGCCGCGACGTGCTCGGCCGCGGCCGCACCGGCTCCGGCAAGACGTACGGCTTCGTGCTGCCCGTGCTGGCCCGCCTGGCCGCCGGCCCGACGCGGCGCCGCCCCGGCCGTCCGCGGGCGCTGATCCTCGCCCCGACGCGCGAACTGGCCACCCAGATCGAGGCCGCGATCGTGCCGCTGGCGCGCCCGCTGGGCCTCAAGGCCACCACGATTTTCGGCGGCGTGAGCGCGAACCCGCAGATCACCCGCCTCCGCGACGGCGTCGACATCGTCGTCGCCTGCCCCGGACGGCTCGCCGACCACATGCGCACCGGCGAGGCGAAGCTGGACAAGATCGAGATCACCGTCCTCGACGAGGCCGACCACATGGCCGACCTCGGCTTCCTGCCCGAGGTCCGCCGCATCATGGCGGCGACCCCGGAACGCGGCCAGCGCCTGCTGTTCTCGGCGACGCTCGACGGCGGCATCGACGTGCTCGCGAAGCGCTTCATGAACGACCCGATGCTGCACAGCGTCGACTCGGCGCAGTCCCCCGTGTCGACGATGACGCACCACGTGCTGCACCTTGAGGAGACCCACCGCCTGCCGGTCCTGGTCGACCTGACCGCCGCGCCGGGCCGCACCCTGGTCTTCACCCGCACGAAGCACCGCGCGAAGGCCCTCACGCGCAAACTCGTCGCGAGCGGCGTCCCCGCGGTCGAACTGCACGGCAACCTCGGTCAGAACGCGCGCACGCGCAACCTGGAAGCCTTCTCGTCGGGCACCGCGAAAACCCTGGTGGCCACGGACATCGCGGCGCGAGGCATCCACGTGGACGACGTCACGCTGGTCATCCACGCCGACCCGCCGGTCGAGCACAAGGCGTACCTGCACCGCTCCGGCCGCACCGCCCGCGCGGGCGCGTCGGGCACCGTGGTGACGCTGATGACCGACGAGCAGGTCGCGGACGTCCGCGCGCTGACCCGGAAGGCCGGGATCTCGCCGACCACCACGCGCATCTCGCCGACGCACCCGCTGCTGGCCGAACTGGCCCCGGGCGACCGGTCGTTCACCGCGTCGCCCCGTCGGCCCGCGGTGGACAACCGCCCCAAGACGGTGACCGCTTCCGGTGCCGCCCCGGGCACCGGCCGACGCCGCGGCGCGCCTTCGGAAAACCGGGGCGGGCTCGGGGCACGGACCGGTTCGCAGTCCCGCCGCTCCGGTGGTGGCCGCGGCGGACCTCGGCAGGGCAGTGAGACTCGGTCTTCGGAACGGCAGCCAGGCCAGGCCCGCCGGGAGGACCAGCGCCGAGGTTCGGGTGCCGGTCGCCGAGGCGCGGAGGGCGCGGGCCGTCCTGCCGCTGGCACCGACCGTCGCGGGTCAGGCCAGCCGTCGCGCAACCGCCGCAACGGTTCCGGCGGGCGTCGGCAGCCGAACTCCTGA
- a CDS encoding serine hydrolase: MSTDELRGLLGEWAREAGVPGVSAGILHEGKETLLTTGVSSVDTGTPVDDDTLFMIGSTSKTFAAAAVLVLVEDGVLELDQPVVEYLPELRLSDPLATKTVTLRHLLTHSSGFLGDIEVDTGWGDDALARAVERFGELPQIFPVGEVFSYCNAGFLLAGRVAEAVSGGTYEDLVRTRLLEPLGMTDSYFQPWEVLTRRHAVGHALREDGPAVAHTVGLSRADAPAGGLWSTARDQLKWARFQLDGGEVLSDGTRRLMHAAQRKGALPFEEVGLSWLRLRHGDAQLVRHGGNVSNLQLSEFVMAPSENLAVTVLTNSAGGGALGPRVVDWCLENLADLPKPGSLPVWAIDPGDCLGRYRTGSLIFDITERDGSLWAQMILDTDDPDILSAPPFEVVFVAEDVLARASDTRRPSARFRRDSRGRVDAVESGGRTALKLPGSNIG; this comes from the coding sequence ATGAGCACAGACGAACTCCGGGGACTGCTGGGCGAATGGGCGCGCGAGGCGGGCGTGCCCGGCGTCTCGGCGGGGATTCTCCACGAGGGCAAGGAAACCCTGCTGACCACCGGAGTGTCCAGTGTGGACACCGGAACGCCGGTGGACGACGACACGCTGTTCATGATCGGCTCCACCAGCAAGACGTTCGCCGCCGCCGCGGTGCTCGTGCTGGTCGAGGACGGCGTGCTCGAACTGGACCAGCCGGTGGTCGAGTATCTCCCGGAGCTGCGGCTGTCCGATCCGCTCGCGACCAAAACCGTGACGCTGCGCCACCTTCTCACGCACTCGTCCGGCTTCCTCGGCGACATCGAGGTCGACACCGGCTGGGGCGACGACGCGCTCGCTCGCGCGGTGGAGCGGTTCGGCGAGCTGCCGCAGATTTTTCCGGTCGGCGAGGTGTTCTCCTACTGCAACGCCGGATTCCTGCTGGCCGGCCGCGTTGCCGAGGCGGTGTCCGGCGGCACCTACGAGGACCTGGTCCGCACCCGGCTGCTCGAACCGCTCGGCATGACCGACTCGTACTTCCAGCCGTGGGAGGTGCTGACCCGTCGGCACGCGGTCGGGCACGCGCTGCGCGAGGACGGCCCGGCGGTCGCGCACACCGTCGGCCTCTCCCGCGCGGACGCTCCGGCCGGAGGTCTCTGGTCGACCGCCCGTGACCAGCTGAAATGGGCCCGGTTCCAGCTGGACGGCGGGGAGGTGCTCAGCGACGGGACCCGTCGGCTGATGCACGCCGCGCAGCGCAAGGGCGCGCTGCCGTTCGAGGAGGTCGGACTGTCCTGGCTGCGGCTTCGCCACGGCGACGCGCAGCTGGTGCGGCACGGCGGCAACGTCAGCAACCTGCAGCTGTCGGAGTTCGTGATGGCGCCGAGCGAAAACTTGGCGGTCACCGTGCTCACCAACAGCGCGGGCGGCGGCGCACTCGGCCCCCGGGTCGTCGACTGGTGCCTGGAGAACCTGGCTGATCTGCCGAAACCGGGCAGTCTCCCGGTATGGGCAATCGACCCGGGCGACTGCCTTGGCCGGTATCGGACCGGCTCGCTCATCTTCGACATCACCGAACGCGACGGCTCGCTCTGGGCGCAGATGATCCTCGACACCGACGACCCGGACATCCTCTCCGCGCCGCCGTTCGAGGTCGTCTTCGTCGCCGAGGACGTGCTCGCCCGCGCCTCGGACACGCGCAGGCCGAGCGCGCGTTTCCGGCGCGACAGCCGCGGGCGGGTGGACGCGGTGGAGTCCGGCGGCCGCACCGCGCTAAAGTTACCGGGCAGTAATATCGGCTGA
- a CDS encoding acyl-CoA dehydrogenase → MSETATALLNPRDYDARKFDPETQRLLRATIDWFEARGKRRLAQAYHDREFYADFLEFAGKEGLFATFLTPAADSAGNPDKRWDTSRIAALAEILGFYGLNYWYPFQVTVLGLGPVWQSGNAAARKRAAEALAEGGVGAFGLSEKEHGADIYSSDLVLTPDGEGGYRANGSKYYIGNGNCARTVSVFGRIDGVEGPEQYVFFYADSEHPNYHVVKNIVPSQMYVAEFRLEDYPVRAEDILHTGAEAFSAALNTVNIGKFNLCFGGIGMATHSLYEAITHAQNRILYGHPVTDFPHVRREFVEAYVRLTGMKLFSDRAIDYFRSANQQDRRYLLYNPITKMKVTTEAQKVIGLVADVVAAKGFEADTYLAMAKNDIDGLPKLEGTVAVNLALIAKFMPAYLFASQEYPAVPTRDDASDDDFLFRQGPARGLSKIRFHDWKPAYENAKHLPNVARFTEQADVLVRLLSEATPDEAQQKDLDFGLSLTELFTLVVYGQLILEQAELTGVSDDVLDQLFAVLVQDFSVAAVELHGKPSSTEKQQELALAGLRKPVPDAERFGRVWETVRELSGAYEMNP, encoded by the coding sequence ATGAGCGAAACGGCGACAGCGCTGCTGAACCCGCGCGACTACGACGCCCGGAAGTTCGACCCGGAGACCCAGCGGCTGCTGCGGGCGACGATCGACTGGTTCGAAGCGCGCGGCAAACGCCGTCTCGCGCAGGCGTATCACGACCGCGAGTTCTACGCGGACTTCCTGGAATTCGCGGGCAAGGAAGGCCTGTTCGCCACGTTCCTCACCCCGGCCGCGGATTCCGCCGGGAATCCGGACAAACGCTGGGACACCAGCCGGATCGCCGCGCTGGCGGAAATTCTCGGCTTCTATGGCCTCAACTACTGGTACCCCTTCCAGGTCACCGTTCTCGGCCTCGGTCCGGTATGGCAGAGCGGGAACGCGGCCGCTCGCAAGCGCGCCGCGGAAGCCTTGGCCGAGGGCGGGGTGGGCGCGTTCGGACTGTCCGAAAAGGAACACGGCGCGGACATCTACTCGTCCGACCTCGTGCTCACCCCGGACGGCGAGGGCGGCTACCGCGCGAACGGGTCGAAGTACTACATCGGCAACGGAAACTGCGCGCGCACGGTTTCGGTGTTCGGGCGGATCGACGGCGTCGAAGGACCCGAGCAGTACGTGTTCTTCTACGCCGATTCCGAGCACCCGAACTACCACGTCGTGAAGAACATCGTGCCGTCGCAGATGTACGTCGCGGAATTCCGGCTCGAGGACTATCCGGTGCGCGCGGAGGACATCCTGCACACCGGAGCCGAAGCCTTCAGCGCCGCGCTGAACACGGTCAACATCGGCAAGTTCAACCTGTGCTTCGGCGGCATCGGGATGGCGACGCATTCGCTGTACGAGGCGATCACGCACGCGCAGAACCGGATCCTGTACGGCCACCCGGTCACCGATTTCCCGCACGTGCGCCGCGAGTTCGTCGAGGCCTACGTGCGGCTGACCGGGATGAAGCTGTTCTCCGACCGCGCGATCGACTACTTCCGCTCGGCGAACCAGCAGGACCGCCGCTACCTGCTGTACAACCCGATCACCAAGATGAAGGTCACCACCGAGGCGCAGAAGGTGATCGGGCTGGTCGCGGATGTCGTGGCGGCCAAGGGTTTCGAGGCCGACACCTACCTCGCGATGGCCAAGAACGACATCGACGGCCTGCCCAAACTGGAGGGCACGGTCGCGGTGAACCTCGCGCTGATCGCGAAGTTCATGCCCGCGTACCTGTTCGCGTCGCAGGAATACCCGGCGGTCCCGACCCGCGACGACGCCTCGGACGACGACTTCCTGTTCCGGCAGGGCCCGGCGCGCGGACTGTCGAAGATCCGGTTCCACGACTGGAAACCGGCGTATGAGAACGCGAAGCACCTGCCGAACGTCGCCCGCTTCACCGAACAGGCCGACGTGCTCGTGCGCCTGCTGTCGGAGGCGACGCCGGACGAGGCGCAGCAGAAGGACCTGGACTTCGGGCTCTCGCTGACCGAGCTGTTCACGCTCGTCGTCTACGGCCAGCTGATCCTGGAGCAGGCTGAGCTGACCGGCGTGTCAGACGATGTGCTGGACCAGCTGTTCGCCGTGCTGGTGCAGGACTTCAGCGTCGCGGCGGTCGAACTGCACGGGAAGCCGAGTTCCACCGAGAAGCAGCAGGAGCTGGCGCTGGCCGGGTTGCGGAAGCCGGTGCCGGACGCCGAACGGTTCGGCCGGGTGTGGGAGACGGTGCGCGAGCTTTCCGGCGCGTACGAGATGAATCCGTAA
- a CDS encoding Tex family protein, giving the protein MSVQSVEQRIAEELGVREGQVKAAVTLLDEGSTVPFIARYRKEVTGELDDAQLRTLEERLRYLRELDERRAAVLESIRSQGKLDEALEAQILAADTKSRLEDIYLPYKPKRRTKAQIAREAGLEPLADGLLNDPTTDPQAAAAVFVDADKGVADAQAALDGARAILVERFAEDADLIGELREKMWAEGHLSSKVRPGKETDGAKFSDYFDFSEPYTKLPSHRILAMLRGEKEEILDLTMEPSEPVAEDAPVRVGPTEYEQRIAARFGISQQDRPADKWLGDTVRWAWRTKILLHLGIDLRMRLRQSAEDDAVRVFAANLRDLLLAAPAGTRATMGLDPGFRTGVKVAVVDATGKVVDTHVIYPHQPANKWDQSIAELAVLAKKHNVDLISIGNGTASRETDKLAIELIKKHPELKLTKAVVSEAGASVYSASAFASQELPGMDVSLRGAVSIARRLQDPLAELVKIDPKSIGVGQYQHDLSEVSLSRSLDAVVEDCVNAVGVDVNTASAPLLTRVSGITTSLAENIVAHRDSNGPFRTRTALKEVARLGPKAFEQCAGFLRIPDGDDPLDASSVHPEAYPVVRRILDRTGTGIRELIGNARTLQSLKPAEFVDETFGLPTVTDILAELEKPGRDPRPAFKTATFAEGVEKIADLKPGMRLEGVVTNVAAFGAFIDVGVHQDGLAHVSALSKNFVKDPRDVVKPGDIVKVKVLDVDVPRKRISLTLRLDDEPGAGNNRGGGRDRDRGGQGGGGQRRNQPQQRGGGGRDRRDSGGGGAMADALRRAGFGK; this is encoded by the coding sequence TTGAGCGTGCAGTCGGTCGAGCAGCGGATCGCCGAAGAGCTGGGGGTGCGCGAAGGGCAGGTCAAGGCCGCCGTCACCCTCCTCGACGAGGGGTCCACGGTGCCGTTCATCGCCCGGTACCGCAAGGAAGTCACCGGAGAGCTGGACGACGCGCAGCTGCGCACGCTCGAGGAGCGGCTGCGCTACCTGCGCGAGCTGGACGAACGCCGCGCCGCGGTCCTGGAATCCATCCGGAGCCAGGGCAAGCTGGACGAGGCGCTCGAGGCGCAGATCCTCGCCGCGGACACGAAGTCGCGGCTGGAGGACATCTACCTCCCGTACAAGCCGAAGCGGCGGACGAAGGCGCAGATCGCCCGCGAGGCCGGGCTGGAGCCGCTGGCCGACGGCCTGCTGAACGACCCGACGACCGACCCGCAGGCGGCCGCCGCGGTATTCGTCGACGCGGACAAGGGCGTCGCGGACGCGCAGGCCGCCCTCGACGGCGCGCGCGCCATCCTGGTCGAGCGCTTCGCCGAGGACGCCGACCTGATCGGCGAGCTGCGCGAGAAGATGTGGGCCGAGGGCCACCTGTCGTCGAAGGTCCGCCCGGGCAAGGAGACCGACGGGGCCAAGTTCTCCGACTACTTCGACTTCTCCGAGCCCTACACCAAGCTCCCCTCGCACCGGATCCTCGCGATGCTGCGCGGCGAGAAGGAGGAGATCCTCGACCTCACGATGGAGCCTTCCGAGCCGGTCGCCGAGGACGCCCCGGTCCGCGTCGGCCCGACCGAGTACGAGCAGCGCATCGCCGCCCGCTTCGGCATCAGCCAGCAGGACCGTCCGGCCGACAAATGGCTCGGCGACACCGTGCGCTGGGCCTGGCGCACGAAGATCCTCCTGCACCTGGGCATCGACCTGCGGATGCGGCTGCGCCAGTCGGCCGAGGACGACGCCGTGCGCGTGTTCGCGGCCAACCTGCGCGACCTGCTGCTGGCCGCCCCGGCGGGCACCCGCGCCACGATGGGCCTCGACCCGGGCTTCCGCACCGGCGTGAAGGTGGCCGTGGTCGACGCGACCGGCAAGGTCGTCGACACCCACGTGATCTACCCCCACCAGCCGGCGAACAAATGGGACCAGTCGATCGCCGAGCTGGCGGTGCTGGCCAAGAAGCACAACGTCGACCTGATCTCGATCGGCAACGGCACCGCCTCGCGCGAAACCGACAAGCTGGCGATCGAGCTGATCAAGAAGCACCCGGAGCTGAAGCTCACCAAGGCGGTCGTGTCCGAGGCGGGCGCGTCGGTGTACTCGGCGTCGGCGTTCGCTTCGCAGGAACTGCCGGGCATGGACGTCTCGCTGCGCGGCGCGGTCTCGATCGCGCGGCGGCTGCAGGACCCGCTGGCCGAGCTGGTGAAGATCGACCCGAAGTCGATCGGCGTCGGCCAGTACCAGCACGACCTGTCCGAGGTGTCGCTGTCGCGTTCGCTGGACGCGGTGGTCGAGGACTGCGTGAACGCGGTCGGCGTGGACGTGAACACCGCGTCCGCCCCGCTGCTGACGCGGGTTTCGGGCATCACGACGTCGCTCGCGGAGAACATCGTGGCGCACCGCGACTCCAACGGCCCGTTCCGCACCCGGACCGCGCTGAAGGAGGTCGCGCGGCTCGGCCCGAAGGCGTTCGAGCAGTGCGCGGGCTTCCTCCGCATCCCGGACGGCGACGACCCGCTCGACGCGTCCTCGGTGCACCCCGAGGCGTACCCGGTGGTGCGGCGGATCCTCGATCGCACCGGCACCGGCATCCGCGAGCTGATCGGCAACGCCCGGACCCTGCAGTCGCTGAAGCCGGCCGAGTTCGTCGACGAGACCTTCGGGCTCCCGACAGTCACCGACATCCTGGCCGAACTGGAGAAACCGGGCCGCGACCCGCGTCCGGCGTTCAAGACCGCGACCTTCGCCGAGGGCGTCGAGAAGATCGCCGACCTCAAGCCGGGCATGCGCCTGGAGGGCGTGGTGACGAACGTGGCCGCGTTCGGCGCGTTCATCGACGTCGGCGTGCACCAGGACGGCCTCGCGCACGTTTCGGCGCTGTCGAAGAACTTCGTGAAGGACCCGCGCGACGTCGTGAAGCCGGGCGACATCGTGAAGGTGAAGGTGCTGGACGTCGACGTGCCGCGCAAGCGGATCTCGCTGACGCTGCGCCTGGACGACGAGCCCGGCGCGGGCAACAACCGAGGCGGCGGCCGGGACCGGGACCGCGGCGGCCAGGGTGGCGGCGGTCAGCGCCGGAACCAGCCGCAGCAGCGCGGGGGCGGCGGCCGGGACCGTCGCGACTCCGGAGGCGGCGGCGCGATGGCGGACGCGCTGCGGCGCGCCGGATTCGGCAAGTAG